The proteins below are encoded in one region of Methanosarcina barkeri 3:
- a CDS encoding histidine kinase dimerization/phosphoacceptor domain -containing protein, giving the protein MQNFKGIGFQLDSSFNFVLLHGAVKEITGYEDKDFFSGKVQLPQLVDFKDRSNFLENRRKLSTELNDLVEQEYRILNRNGNTIWVFESIQVVRNIDKAYRLYQGFIQDITEKKIAMETLERTEKLRKKEIHHRIKNNLQVISSLLDLECENLLSAGIPERKRIVEAFRESNNRILSMSVIHEELYNSKNVETINFTSYLKKLTDDLFKSYKVGNSEIKLCLDVDDFFFEMDCAIPLGIIVNELISNSLKHAFPSRNGEIRVEFHRDNNCKNEISSDIIAGNNIQNSCHYKYSTLIIEDNGIGFPESVDFKNNNSLGLQLVNILVEQIGGDIELENKLGTRFKILIPNSKSTEKQN; this is encoded by the coding sequence TTGCAGAATTTCAAAGGAATCGGATTTCAGCTGGACAGCAGCTTTAACTTTGTTTTATTGCATGGAGCTGTGAAAGAGATTACCGGCTATGAAGATAAAGATTTTTTTTCAGGAAAAGTTCAATTACCTCAACTTGTGGACTTCAAAGATCGAAGCAATTTTCTTGAAAATAGAAGAAAATTAAGTACAGAATTAAACGATCTAGTTGAGCAGGAATACAGAATTCTGAACAGGAATGGAAATACAATTTGGGTTTTTGAGTCTATTCAGGTTGTACGTAATATAGATAAAGCATATCGGCTTTATCAGGGTTTTATTCAAGATATTACTGAGAAAAAAATTGCAATGGAGACTCTTGAGAGAACTGAAAAACTCCGCAAAAAAGAGATTCACCATAGAATCAAGAACAATCTGCAGGTAATATCAAGTCTCTTGGATTTAGAATGTGAAAATTTACTCTCCGCCGGTATCCCTGAGCGTAAAAGAATTGTTGAAGCCTTTCGAGAAAGCAACAATCGGATCTTATCAATGTCCGTTATACATGAAGAATTATATAACTCAAAAAATGTGGAGACAATTAATTTTACTTCTTATTTGAAGAAATTAACAGATGATCTTTTTAAGTCATATAAAGTAGGGAATTCTGAGATCAAATTGTGCCTTGATGTGGATGATTTCTTCTTTGAAATGGACTGTGCAATCCCTTTAGGTATTATTGTTAATGAACTGATTTCTAATTCCTTAAAACATGCATTTCCAAGCAGAAATGGAGAAATCCGTGTAGAATTTCACAGAGATAATAATTGTAAGAACGAAATTTCAAGCGATATTATAGCTGGTAATAATATACAAAATTCTTGTCACTATAAATATTCTACACTTATTATAGAAGATAATGGAATTGGTTTTCCTGAATCTGTCGACTTTAAAAACAACAATTCACTGGGATTGCAGCTAGTAAACATTCTTGTGGAGCAAATCGGTGGTGATATAGAGCTTGAAAATAAGTTAGGAACCAGATTTAAGATACTGATCCCCAATTCTAAATCGACAGAAAAACAAAATTAA
- the galU gene encoding UTP--glucose-1-phosphate uridylyltransferase GalU produces MTVKKALIPAAGLGTRFLPATKSMPKEMLPIIDTPVIHYVVEEAIASGIEDIIIITGRGKRAIEDYFDDSPELEMYLAKKHNSELLKLVRDVSSLVDIHYIRQKEPNGLGDAVLRAENHIGDEPFAVLLGDDIIVNDKPCTAQLIENFEKYGRSTLAVEEVPYEKLSSYGIIKGKELSDSLYMLEDIVEKPSPENAPSNLGAIGRYVFTPEIFDCIKEAGTGVGNEIQLTDGIRVLNRSQIIYACRFKGKRFDTGDRLGYVKSILDFALENENLREDVLEYLREILEAAESPEQGKADIIKDQSVDRITT; encoded by the coding sequence TTGACTGTCAAAAAAGCACTTATCCCTGCAGCAGGCCTTGGAACTCGTTTCCTACCCGCTACCAAATCCATGCCCAAAGAAATGCTCCCTATAATTGATACGCCTGTAATCCATTACGTTGTAGAGGAAGCTATTGCCTCGGGAATTGAGGATATAATCATTATTACAGGCAGGGGAAAACGGGCAATTGAAGACTATTTCGACGATTCTCCTGAACTCGAAATGTACCTTGCAAAAAAACACAACAGTGAACTTCTAAAACTTGTCCGGGACGTTTCGTCTCTTGTTGATATTCACTACATTCGCCAGAAAGAGCCCAATGGGCTCGGAGATGCGGTTCTCAGGGCAGAAAACCATATTGGAGATGAACCTTTTGCCGTGCTTCTAGGAGATGATATTATTGTGAATGACAAGCCCTGCACTGCCCAGCTCATTGAAAATTTTGAAAAGTATGGTAGATCCACACTCGCAGTGGAAGAAGTTCCTTACGAAAAACTGAGCAGTTATGGAATTATAAAAGGAAAGGAACTCTCTGACTCTCTCTATATGCTTGAGGATATCGTCGAAAAGCCCTCACCTGAAAATGCTCCTTCAAATTTGGGAGCAATAGGTCGCTATGTTTTCACTCCTGAAATATTTGACTGTATAAAAGAAGCCGGGACAGGGGTAGGAAATGAAATCCAGCTTACTGATGGGATCCGGGTTCTTAACAGGTCTCAGATTATCTATGCCTGCAGGTTCAAAGGAAAAAGGTTCGATACAGGCGACAGGTTAGGGTACGTAAAATCAATACTGGACTTTGCTCTTGAGAACGAAAACCTCAGGGAAGATGTACTCGAATATCTGAGGGAGATTCTTGAGGCCGCAGAGAGTCCGGAACAGGGAAAAGCTGATATTATAAAAGATCAGTCGGTTGACAGGATCACAACTTAA
- a CDS encoding diphthine--ammonia ligase, producing the protein MKLAALVSGGKDSIFAIYKALQEGHEVTHLINIIPARDDSYMYHSINLHMVELISAACEIPLVQQESSGIKELELDDLTLALKKVDVDGVSVGAIESQYQAGRVKKICDALGLKVYTPLWHKDPEELLNEMSKVLDIRIVRVAAEGLDESWLGRPINVNSIEHLKALNKRYMVHMAGEGGEYETVVLDAPFFKKRIEIVKSEVEWQGDTGSLKILEAKLVDKN; encoded by the coding sequence ATGAAACTCGCAGCACTGGTTTCCGGTGGCAAGGACTCGATTTTTGCCATATATAAAGCCCTCCAGGAAGGGCATGAAGTCACCCACCTGATTAATATTATTCCCGCAAGGGACGATTCCTACATGTATCATTCCATCAACCTCCACATGGTAGAACTAATCTCTGCCGCCTGTGAAATCCCTCTGGTCCAGCAAGAGTCCAGCGGAATAAAGGAGCTGGAGCTGGATGACCTGACCCTTGCCCTCAAGAAAGTAGATGTAGACGGCGTGTCCGTAGGTGCGATTGAGTCCCAGTACCAGGCAGGTAGGGTGAAGAAGATCTGTGATGCTCTGGGGCTTAAGGTCTATACTCCTCTCTGGCACAAAGATCCTGAAGAACTACTCAATGAGATGTCAAAAGTACTGGATATTCGGATTGTCAGAGTCGCAGCTGAAGGTCTCGATGAATCCTGGTTGGGTCGCCCTATTAATGTGAACTCGATCGAACATCTCAAAGCGCTGAACAAGCGATACATGGTTCACATGGCCGGAGAAGGGGGGGAATATGAGACTGTTGTGCTTGATGCCCCTTTTTTTAAAAAGCGGATTGAGATTGTAAAAAGCGAAGTTGAATGGCAGGGTGATACTGGCTCTTTAAAGATCCTGGAAGCAAAACTTGTTGACAAAAATTAA
- a CDS encoding carbohydrate kinase family protein yields the protein MDRVISIVGHTALDYIVDVERIAGKNESSPVIDYEEYPGGGAANIAVAIAKLGGKSQLISPVGTDFVSSGYEKLLKETNVDLSRLYRIEDQKISKAFIFTDREDNQTTYFYWGASSKFKELKPEPVDFVHLATADSVYNAKLAQIADFVSFDPGQDLVTYSKENLELILAHTDILFANRHEIRRVSEMTGKSFSELKAMIDIIVVTYDSKGSRIYTGKDEFLIPVISVQAADPTGAGDAYRAGFLLALTRGYSLPTCGKIGSTVASFAVQTRGCQTGLPTWEEMKTRYEANFGRLEKEC from the coding sequence ATGGACAGAGTAATTTCTATTGTAGGGCACACTGCCCTTGATTATATTGTAGATGTTGAAAGAATCGCAGGAAAAAATGAGTCGTCCCCTGTCATTGACTATGAAGAATATCCTGGCGGAGGGGCTGCCAATATTGCAGTTGCCATTGCAAAACTGGGAGGAAAGAGCCAGCTGATTTCTCCTGTTGGTACGGATTTTGTAAGTTCAGGATATGAAAAACTTCTTAAAGAAACAAATGTTGACCTTTCTCGCCTTTATAGAATTGAAGATCAGAAAATTTCAAAAGCCTTTATTTTCACTGATCGGGAAGACAACCAGACAACCTATTTTTACTGGGGAGCTTCTTCAAAATTCAAAGAATTGAAACCCGAACCTGTAGATTTTGTCCATCTTGCAACCGCTGACTCGGTCTATAACGCAAAACTCGCACAAATTGCCGACTTCGTCTCCTTTGATCCGGGCCAGGATCTTGTTACGTATTCAAAAGAAAATCTTGAACTAATACTCGCTCATACTGACATCCTTTTTGCGAACCGGCACGAGATCAGACGAGTTTCAGAGATGACCGGAAAAAGTTTTTCCGAACTCAAGGCAATGATCGACATTATTGTGGTCACATATGATTCCAAGGGCAGCAGGATCTATACAGGTAAAGACGAGTTTTTAATCCCTGTAATTTCTGTCCAGGCTGCAGATCCCACCGGAGCAGGAGATGCTTACAGAGCAGGTTTCCTTCTCGCCCTCACAAGAGGATACTCGCTTCCAACATGTGGAAAAATTGGGTCTACAGTAGCTTCTTTTGCTGTGCAGACACGAGGCTGCCAGACAGGTCTTCCAACCTGGGAAGAAATGAAGACCCGTTATGAAGCAAATTTTGGAAGGCTTGAGAAAGAGTGCTGA
- a CDS encoding DUF555 domain-containing protein, which yields MKNFHVVLEAAWLVRDVKTADDAIGVAISEAGKRLNPKLDFVEVDVGTTSCPVCGEPFSSVFIAANTALVGLIFEMKVFDAESAEHAERIAKSVIGKSLRDIPLTVVEVTEFERSADKGEQQQKSKTGK from the coding sequence ATGAAAAACTTCCATGTGGTACTTGAAGCAGCTTGGTTGGTTAGAGATGTAAAGACGGCTGATGACGCTATAGGAGTCGCGATTTCAGAAGCTGGAAAACGCCTGAATCCTAAACTGGATTTTGTAGAGGTTGACGTGGGCACTACATCCTGCCCTGTATGCGGTGAGCCCTTTAGCAGCGTTTTCATAGCAGCAAACACCGCTCTTGTAGGTCTTATTTTTGAGATGAAGGTTTTTGATGCCGAATCTGCCGAACATGCGGAAAGAATCGCAAAGTCCGTGATAGGAAAATCTCTCAGGGACATTCCATTGACAGTTGTTGAAGTCACTGAGTTCGAGAGGTCAGCTGATAAGGGTGAACAGCAGCAGAAGAGCAAAACAGGCAAATAA
- a CDS encoding DUF357 domain-containing protein, with protein MPADLDEKVKRYEDMLKRALQKAKYSPIKGSHMYAVAKDYYTMAEAYYKDGVYFLENRDPVNALASFSYGHAWLDAGAKLGVFAVDDETLFTI; from the coding sequence ATGCCTGCCGATCTGGATGAAAAAGTCAAAAGATATGAGGATATGTTAAAAAGGGCCCTCCAGAAAGCCAAATATTCCCCAATCAAGGGGTCCCATATGTATGCCGTTGCAAAGGATTATTATACAATGGCAGAAGCCTACTATAAAGATGGGGTGTATTTTCTGGAGAATAGAGACCCTGTAAATGCTCTTGCCTCCTTCAGTTATGGTCACGCCTGGCTCGATGCAGGCGCAAAACTCGGAGTTTTTGCAGTTGATGATGAGACTCTTTTTACTATTTAA
- the dph5 gene encoding diphthine synthase: protein MLTFIGLGLFDEYDISLKGLEAIRVADLVYAEFYTSCLMGTNLEKMEELYGKKVFLLSREDVEQHPDWLYKAKDRNLCFLTGGDTMVSTTHVDLRLRAEKLGIETRLIHGASIASAVSGLTGLQNYRFGKSASIPHPYESRRGTRIISETPYDIIKQNLELGLHTLVFLDIDKEKGYMTVNTALELLLEVEEKRGEGIIRGAAAVGIARAGSEKPTVKADYAENLKDFNFGKPLHILVIPGKLHFLEAEALVKLAGGPIGFMEEVE from the coding sequence ATGCTTACATTTATAGGTCTGGGCCTTTTCGACGAATATGACATTTCTCTAAAGGGACTTGAAGCTATCAGGGTAGCCGACCTGGTTTATGCTGAGTTTTATACCTCCTGTCTCATGGGTACGAACCTTGAAAAAATGGAGGAGCTCTACGGAAAGAAAGTCTTTTTGCTTTCAAGAGAGGATGTAGAGCAGCATCCTGACTGGCTCTACAAAGCAAAGGACAGGAACCTTTGCTTCCTGACTGGTGGAGATACAATGGTCTCCACAACTCATGTCGATTTACGCCTGAGAGCTGAAAAACTGGGAATAGAGACTCGCCTGATTCATGGGGCTTCCATTGCCTCAGCTGTCTCGGGTCTTACAGGACTGCAGAACTATCGCTTCGGGAAATCCGCAAGTATTCCTCATCCCTATGAGAGCAGGAGAGGTACAAGGATAATCTCGGAAACTCCTTATGATATTATAAAACAAAACCTGGAACTTGGCCTGCATACTCTGGTTTTCCTGGATATAGATAAGGAAAAAGGCTATATGACTGTAAATACTGCCCTTGAGCTTCTCCTTGAGGTTGAGGAAAAAAGAGGAGAAGGAATTATACGAGGAGCTGCTGCAGTAGGAATAGCCAGGGCAGGCTCGGAAAAACCGACCGTAAAAGCAGATTATGCAGAAAACCTTAAAGACTTTAATTTTGGAAAGCCTCTCCACATTCTTGTAATTCCCGGAAAACTGCATTTTCTTGAAGCCGAAGCGCTTGTGAAACTTGCAGGGGGCCCAATAGGATTTATGGAAGAAGTGGAGTAA
- a CDS encoding thioredoxin family protein produces the protein MVKVTLIHASWCTACPATRRLWKDLKSEYDFEYEEIDVETPEGQTLIDKYGIAGVPTTIIDGRVAFVGLPKKADAISRIS, from the coding sequence ATGGTTAAAGTTACGCTTATTCACGCTAGCTGGTGTACTGCCTGTCCGGCAACTCGAAGACTCTGGAAAGACCTGAAATCCGAGTATGATTTTGAATACGAGGAAATAGATGTGGAAACTCCAGAGGGTCAGACGTTGATTGATAAATACGGCATAGCCGGAGTTCCTACGACTATTATTGATGGAAGGGTAGCTTTTGTAGGCCTTCCGAAAAAAGCCGATGCTATATCCCGTATTAGCTGA
- the trxB gene encoding thioredoxin-disulfide reductase: protein MYDLIIVGGGPGGLSAGIYAVRFGLNTLVLERSEISGQIALSGLVENYPGFPAISGLELMEKYKTHAQETGVETKITDVLSVRSEGEKKIVSTDSGDLESKAVIIATGANPKHLNVPGEKEFLSKGVSYCATCDGPFFRNKTVVVVGGGNTAINEAILLSKIARKVYLIHRRDRLRAAKVLQDKIFAIANIEFIFNASIQEILGSSGEIQRVEKIIYKDIKSEEQHELATDGVFIYVGIHPNTEIIDVEKDKEGFIKTDRFLETSKKGIYAVGDCRDTPIWQLVAAVRDGALAATSANEYIESLKKETT, encoded by the coding sequence ATGTACGATCTGATAATTGTAGGAGGAGGGCCTGGAGGACTATCAGCCGGCATCTATGCCGTGCGCTTTGGACTTAACACTCTGGTTCTTGAAAGAAGCGAAATTAGCGGCCAGATTGCACTTTCAGGTTTAGTGGAAAATTACCCTGGCTTTCCAGCGATTTCAGGGCTTGAGTTGATGGAAAAGTATAAAACTCACGCTCAGGAAACTGGGGTAGAAACAAAAATAACCGATGTTCTCTCTGTCCGCAGCGAAGGGGAGAAGAAAATTGTCTCTACGGACAGCGGAGACCTTGAATCAAAAGCTGTTATAATTGCTACAGGTGCAAACCCCAAGCATCTGAATGTGCCTGGAGAAAAAGAGTTTCTCAGTAAAGGAGTCTCCTACTGTGCTACCTGTGACGGGCCTTTCTTTAGAAATAAAACCGTCGTAGTAGTTGGGGGTGGCAACACAGCTATTAATGAAGCTATTCTTCTTTCAAAGATAGCCCGGAAGGTTTATCTGATTCACAGGAGAGATCGGCTGAGAGCTGCAAAAGTACTTCAAGACAAAATTTTTGCAATTGCGAACATTGAGTTCATTTTCAATGCGTCTATTCAAGAAATCCTGGGAAGCAGCGGGGAAATTCAGAGAGTCGAAAAAATAATCTATAAGGATATTAAAAGCGAAGAACAGCACGAGCTAGCTACGGACGGGGTTTTTATATACGTGGGCATCCATCCGAATACCGAAATCATTGATGTGGAAAAGGATAAGGAAGGTTTTATCAAAACTGACCGCTTCCTTGAAACCTCGAAGAAAGGGATTTATGCTGTAGGAGACTGCCGTGATACACCTATCTGGCAGCTTGTAGCAGCTGTTAGAGATGGAGCACTCGCAGCTACTTCTGCAAATGAGTACATAGAAAGCTTAAAAAAAGAGACTACGTGA
- a CDS encoding helix-turn-helix domain-containing protein encodes MDPMEKIFGKTAQMTVLKNLIEHQNESTYLSGIAEETGLSHSSVSRVITPLIASGIVIEKPLGKQIRTFQLNMDNEATRLIIDFYNKINQMLE; translated from the coding sequence ATGGATCCAATGGAAAAAATCTTCGGTAAAACTGCACAGATGACAGTACTCAAGAACCTGATCGAGCACCAGAACGAATCAACATACCTTTCTGGTATAGCTGAAGAAACTGGACTGTCTCACTCCAGCGTATCAAGGGTTATTACTCCCCTGATCGCATCAGGCATCGTCATAGAAAAACCTCTGGGAAAGCAAATTCGGACTTTCCAGCTGAACATGGACAATGAGGCGACAAGGCTAATCATAGATTTCTACAATAAGATAAACCAGATGCTGGAATAA
- a CDS encoding response regulator transcription factor produces the protein MNNKNLDNEILKLIEAQPEISEIEIASRLSVPEELVKARISNFNDTRQKILIMGDGNSAFSIKATLETENYNVVKVPGGLSSFEAVKAEKPDLVLLDTGFADLEGFKICKQLRTSSRYWWIPVMVLSEKGEVKNRVEAFESGVDDYVTMPFNPVELRARVGMILKRTHF, from the coding sequence ATGAATAATAAAAATCTTGATAATGAAATTTTGAAATTAATTGAAGCACAACCTGAAATAAGCGAGATAGAGATAGCTTCTCGTCTCTCAGTTCCAGAAGAACTTGTAAAGGCCCGAATCTCAAATTTTAATGACACGCGACAGAAAATCCTGATTATGGGAGATGGAAACAGTGCTTTCAGTATTAAGGCGACACTTGAAACTGAAAATTATAACGTTGTCAAAGTCCCTGGCGGTCTTTCTTCATTTGAAGCCGTGAAAGCGGAAAAACCCGACCTCGTATTGCTGGATACAGGGTTTGCAGATCTTGAAGGTTTCAAAATCTGCAAACAGCTTAGAACAAGTTCAAGATACTGGTGGATACCTGTTATGGTGCTCAGTGAAAAAGGAGAGGTGAAAAATAGGGTTGAGGCTTTTGAATCTGGAGTTGATGATTATGTTACTATGCCTTTTAACCCTGTAGAACTGCGAGCTAGAGTGGGAATGATCTTGAAACGTACTCATTTCTAA
- a CDS encoding tetratricopeptide repeat protein: MTSNEWYNTGVALHELGRFTEALDAYNKALEISPDNAKILFSKGMVLKSLFRYEESLDSLNRSLQINPSDAKTWYSKGELLISLMQYREALEAYYRAIYLAPEDPEVWYRRGMALREMKAYEEAMDDFEKAIHLYEKNYDLGSMSASEWCKKGMGLCKIKSYEEAISAFNRALELNPANGKALYNKGVALRWLGKHEDARIYIEKAVEIFDTKIKTNPDNARFWYNKGIALRDLEKYKDALQAFERAIEINPSFTKAWIGKGIVYDRIKKHQKAIEAYERAVDINPIYSDLL, translated from the coding sequence ATGACTTCGAACGAGTGGTACAATACAGGTGTTGCACTCCATGAACTTGGACGATTTACAGAAGCTCTGGATGCATACAACAAAGCTCTGGAAATAAGCCCTGACAATGCAAAAATCCTTTTTAGCAAAGGAATGGTTCTTAAAAGCCTTTTCAGATATGAAGAATCTCTTGATTCCCTAAACCGGTCTCTTCAGATCAACCCTTCGGACGCAAAGACATGGTATTCCAAAGGAGAACTGCTTATAAGTCTTATGCAGTATAGAGAAGCTCTGGAAGCATACTACCGGGCTATTTATCTTGCTCCTGAAGACCCTGAAGTCTGGTACAGACGAGGAATGGCTCTGAGGGAAATGAAGGCATATGAAGAAGCTATGGATGACTTTGAGAAAGCTATTCACCTTTATGAAAAGAATTACGATCTGGGCTCCATGAGCGCAAGTGAATGGTGCAAAAAAGGTATGGGACTCTGCAAAATAAAAAGTTATGAAGAAGCCATCAGCGCTTTTAATAGAGCTCTTGAGTTAAACCCTGCTAACGGGAAAGCCCTTTATAACAAGGGTGTGGCTCTCCGCTGGCTTGGAAAACACGAAGATGCGAGAATTTATATTGAAAAAGCTGTGGAGATTTTTGACACCAAGATAAAGACAAACCCGGACAATGCAAGGTTCTGGTACAATAAGGGAATTGCCCTGAGAGACCTGGAAAAATACAAAGATGCACTTCAAGCTTTTGAGAGGGCTATCGAGATCAATCCAAGTTTTACAAAAGCCTGGATTGGTAAAGGTATCGTGTACGACAGGATTAAGAAACACCAGAAAGCAATTGAGGCTTACGAGAGAGCAGTAGATATAAACCCGATATATTCCGATCTTCTTTAA
- a CDS encoding NAD(P)/FAD-dependent oxidoreductase: MKNNLLEKGAIVQRDRETYAIAPHIPGGVVDPATLRKIADVAEKYGAAALKITSAQRIAIVGLKEEDLDNIWADLGIKPGAAVGLCVRSIKICPGTTFCKQAKQDSLGLGLKLDEKYHGMPMPSKLKIGVSGCSNSCSESAIKDIGVIGTSKGYTLMVGGAVAASPRLADVVAKELSEEKVLETIDRIIDYYKNSGTKKRLGKHIEDIGLENFKAQVGL, translated from the coding sequence ATGAAAAATAACTTACTTGAAAAAGGTGCAATTGTTCAGAGAGACCGTGAAACCTATGCAATAGCTCCCCATATTCCAGGAGGTGTTGTAGATCCTGCAACCCTCAGGAAGATTGCTGATGTCGCTGAAAAATATGGAGCAGCTGCTCTCAAAATAACTTCTGCCCAAAGGATTGCAATAGTGGGTTTGAAAGAAGAAGATCTTGATAATATATGGGCTGATCTTGGGATCAAACCAGGGGCGGCTGTAGGACTATGTGTAAGAAGTATAAAGATTTGTCCAGGTACGACTTTTTGTAAGCAAGCAAAGCAAGATTCTTTAGGGCTTGGTCTGAAACTCGATGAGAAATATCACGGAATGCCTATGCCTTCCAAACTAAAAATAGGCGTCTCGGGATGCTCAAACTCCTGTTCTGAATCAGCTATTAAAGACATTGGAGTAATCGGTACTTCCAAAGGATATACTCTAATGGTTGGCGGTGCCGTGGCTGCATCTCCAAGACTTGCTGACGTTGTAGCAAAGGAATTATCTGAAGAAAAAGTTCTTGAGACTATTGATAGGATAATTGATTACTATAAAAATTCAGGTACTAAAAAGAGACTTGGTAAACACATTGAAGACATTGGCCTTGAGAATTTCAAAGCTCAAGTCGGGCTATAA
- a CDS encoding HAD family hydrolase, which yields MNTIQKDPEQIYPGGLKAVLFDMDNTLFDFVAAKLEACREILSFIWKENVTEEPSVLFRYFLRGVYGFEDYENIQDYMQERNIFTAQDYRKCCEIYEREKLQNLELYPAVTDTLDKLKKLGLKLVIITDADSNHALARLTRVGLLNYFDLIVATDTTGTKKPDPAHFLFALEMLGIKPGETLVVGDNIKRDIVPARKLGLRTAYASYGDWRTEGETDQCFDFRLDKFSDMLDLFH from the coding sequence ATGAATACAATTCAGAAAGATCCGGAGCAAATTTATCCTGGAGGTCTGAAAGCAGTGCTTTTTGATATGGATAACACTCTTTTTGATTTCGTAGCCGCAAAACTGGAAGCTTGCAGAGAGATTCTCTCTTTTATTTGGAAGGAAAATGTTACCGAGGAACCTTCGGTACTTTTCAGGTATTTTCTGAGAGGAGTTTACGGTTTTGAGGATTACGAAAACATTCAGGACTACATGCAGGAGAGAAATATTTTTACAGCTCAAGACTACAGAAAGTGCTGTGAGATCTATGAACGGGAAAAATTGCAAAATTTAGAACTCTATCCAGCTGTAACGGATACTCTTGATAAGCTTAAAAAATTAGGCTTAAAGCTTGTGATTATAACTGATGCCGATAGTAATCATGCTCTCGCAAGGCTTACAAGAGTCGGGCTTCTTAATTACTTTGATCTTATCGTGGCTACGGACACAACAGGTACAAAAAAACCAGATCCGGCACATTTTCTTTTCGCGCTTGAGATGCTTGGGATAAAACCCGGAGAAACCCTGGTAGTCGGAGATAATATCAAAAGAGATATAGTGCCCGCTCGCAAACTTGGATTGAGAACAGCTTATGCTTCCTATGGAGACTGGAGAACCGAAGGAGAGACTGATCAATGCTTCGATTTCAGGCTAGATAAATTTTCGGATATGCTTGATTTATTTCACTAA